One stretch of Halobacillus litoralis DNA includes these proteins:
- the rplL gene encoding 50S ribosomal protein L7/L12 produces the protein MSNEQIIEAIKEMSVLELNDLVKAIEEEFGVSAAAPVAAGAPAAGGEAAEEQTEFDVVLESAGSSKIKVVKAVREITGAGLKDAKEMVDGAPATIKEAISKEEAEEIKSKLEEAGASVEVK, from the coding sequence ATGTCTAACGAACAAATTATCGAAGCGATTAAGGAAATGTCTGTTCTTGAGCTTAACGATCTAGTTAAAGCAATTGAAGAAGAATTTGGTGTATCTGCTGCAGCTCCAGTTGCTGCTGGCGCGCCTGCTGCAGGTGGCGAAGCTGCTGAAGAGCAAACTGAATTTGATGTAGTACTAGAATCTGCTGGATCTTCTAAGATCAAAGTAGTTAAAGCAGTACGTGAAATCACTGGTGCTGGTCTTAAAGACGCGAAAGAAATGGTTGATGGTGCTCCAGCAACAATCAAAGAAGCTATCTCTAAAGAAGAAGCTGAAGAAATCAAGTCTAAGCTTGAAGAAGCAGGCGCTTCTGTCGAAGTTAAGTAA
- the rpoC gene encoding DNA-directed RNA polymerase subunit beta' → MLDVNNFEYMKIGLASPDKIRSWSYGEVKKPETINYRTLKPEKDGLFCERIFGPQKDWECHCGKYKRVRYKGVVCDRCGVEVTKAKVRRERMGHLELAAPVSHIWYFKGIPSRMGLVLDMSPRALEEVIYFAAYIVTDPGETALEKKQLLSEKEYRSYREKFGQGFQAAMGAEAIRKLLFDIDLDGEVDTLKEELKTAQGQRRTRAIKRLEVLESFRNSGNDPSWMILDVLPVIPPELRPMVQLDGGRFATSDLNDLYRRVINRNNRLKRLLDLGAPTIIVQNEKRMLQEAVDALIDNGRRGRPVTGPGNRPLKSLSHMLKGKQGRFRQNLLGKRVDYSGRSVIVVGPSLKMYQCGLPKEMALELFKPFVMKELVSRGLAHNIKSAKRKIERVHHEVWDVLEDVIKEHPVLLNRAPTLHRLGIQAFEPTLVEGRAIRLHPLVCTAYNADFDGDQMAVHVPLSSEAQAEARILMLAAQNILNPKDGKPVVTPSQDMVLGNYYLTLERTGAIGEGMFFKDLNEALMAYQNGYAHLHTRVAVQASSLNNETFTEKQNQQLLLTSVGKLIFNEMLPNSFPYINEPTKENLEIKTPDHYFIEKGTDIREEFKKREEVSPFKKGILGDIIAEVFKRFSISETSKMLDRMKDLGFAYSTKAGITVGVSDVVVLPEKQEILDEAQEKVDKVLKQFRRGLITEEERYDRVIEIWSAAKDDIQNRLMKSLNPRNPIFMMSDSGARGNASNFTQLAGMRGLMANPAGRIIELPIKSSFREGLTVLEYFISTHGARKGLADTALKTADSGYLTRRLVDVAQDVIVREDDCGTDRGLPVAALTEGTEVVEPLIDRLIGRTAFQTVKHPETGVIMLERNEVISEDVARQIVDAGIEEIIIRTAFTCNTKHGVCKKCYGRNLATGDEVEVGEAVGIIAAQSIGEPGTQLTMRTFHTGGVAGDDITQGLPRIQEIVEARNPKGQAVITEIDGTVHEINEVKEKQEIVVQGAVESRSYTAPYGARMKVSVGDEVKAGEPLTEGSIDPKELLTVQGLDGVQEYLLKEVQKVYRMQGVEISDKHVEVMVRQMLRKVRVLDSGDTDVLPGSLLEIHQFKEANQKALMEGGQPAVGRPVILGITKASLETDSFLSAASFQETTRVLTDAAIKGKRDELLGLKENVIIGKLVPAGTGMTRYRKIQAQSEQQRQEVPEVTEEVTHS, encoded by the coding sequence TTGCTAGATGTAAATAACTTTGAGTATATGAAAATAGGCCTGGCTTCACCGGATAAGATTCGTTCTTGGTCCTACGGTGAGGTTAAGAAGCCAGAAACCATCAACTATCGTACGTTGAAACCAGAAAAAGACGGTCTTTTCTGCGAGCGAATCTTCGGCCCGCAGAAAGACTGGGAATGTCACTGTGGAAAATATAAGCGCGTCCGCTATAAGGGTGTCGTATGTGACCGCTGTGGCGTTGAAGTAACTAAGGCGAAAGTTCGCCGTGAGCGTATGGGGCACCTTGAGCTAGCTGCCCCTGTCTCTCATATTTGGTACTTCAAAGGGATCCCGAGCCGTATGGGTCTTGTGTTAGACATGTCTCCGAGAGCTTTGGAGGAAGTGATCTATTTCGCAGCCTATATCGTAACGGACCCAGGAGAGACGGCTCTTGAGAAGAAGCAATTGCTTTCTGAAAAAGAGTACCGCTCTTATCGTGAAAAATTCGGACAAGGATTCCAGGCGGCTATGGGTGCGGAAGCAATCCGTAAGCTTCTATTCGATATCGACCTTGATGGTGAAGTAGATACGTTGAAAGAAGAGCTGAAGACAGCTCAAGGACAACGTCGTACACGTGCAATCAAGCGTCTTGAAGTACTGGAGTCCTTCCGTAACTCAGGGAACGATCCATCATGGATGATTCTTGACGTGCTTCCGGTCATCCCACCGGAACTTCGTCCAATGGTCCAGCTTGATGGTGGACGTTTTGCAACTTCTGACTTGAATGACTTGTATCGTCGTGTGATCAACCGTAACAACCGCTTGAAGCGTTTGTTGGATCTTGGCGCACCGACAATCATCGTTCAAAACGAGAAGCGTATGCTTCAAGAAGCTGTCGATGCTTTGATTGATAATGGTCGTCGCGGCCGTCCAGTAACAGGACCAGGAAATCGCCCGCTTAAATCCCTTTCTCACATGCTGAAAGGTAAGCAAGGACGTTTCCGTCAGAACTTGCTAGGTAAGCGTGTCGACTACTCCGGACGTTCTGTTATCGTCGTAGGTCCATCCTTGAAGATGTACCAGTGTGGTCTTCCGAAAGAAATGGCCCTTGAATTGTTCAAACCATTCGTTATGAAAGAACTCGTATCCCGAGGTCTTGCTCATAACATCAAATCAGCGAAGCGTAAGATCGAACGCGTGCACCACGAAGTATGGGATGTCCTTGAAGATGTCATCAAAGAACACCCGGTTCTCCTCAACCGTGCACCAACATTGCACCGTTTGGGTATCCAGGCCTTTGAACCGACGCTTGTAGAAGGTCGTGCCATTCGTTTGCACCCGCTTGTATGTACTGCATACAACGCCGACTTCGACGGAGACCAAATGGCCGTACACGTGCCACTATCTTCAGAAGCTCAGGCAGAAGCGCGTATCTTGATGCTTGCTGCTCAAAACATCCTTAACCCTAAGGATGGTAAGCCAGTCGTTACACCTTCCCAGGACATGGTATTAGGTAACTACTACCTGACTCTTGAGAGAACAGGTGCGATTGGTGAAGGTATGTTCTTCAAAGACTTGAACGAAGCTTTGATGGCATATCAAAACGGCTATGCCCACCTGCACACGCGTGTCGCAGTTCAGGCTAGCTCTTTGAATAACGAAACATTTACAGAAAAACAGAATCAGCAGCTTCTACTGACTTCAGTAGGAAAGTTGATCTTCAACGAAATGCTGCCGAATTCATTCCCATATATCAATGAACCGACGAAAGAGAACTTGGAAATCAAGACTCCTGATCATTACTTCATTGAAAAAGGTACAGATATCCGTGAAGAGTTCAAGAAGCGTGAAGAAGTATCTCCATTCAAGAAAGGCATCCTTGGTGATATCATCGCAGAAGTGTTTAAGCGTTTCTCCATCAGTGAAACGTCTAAGATGCTTGACCGCATGAAGGACCTTGGGTTTGCTTACTCAACGAAGGCCGGTATTACTGTTGGTGTATCCGATGTTGTCGTACTTCCAGAGAAGCAGGAAATTCTTGATGAAGCCCAGGAGAAAGTAGATAAAGTCTTGAAACAGTTCCGTCGTGGTCTGATTACAGAAGAAGAACGTTACGATCGCGTCATCGAAATTTGGTCTGCGGCTAAAGATGATATTCAGAACCGTCTGATGAAGTCCTTGAACCCGCGTAACCCAATCTTCATGATGAGTGATTCCGGAGCACGTGGTAACGCCTCTAACTTTACGCAGCTTGCTGGTATGCGTGGTCTGATGGCCAACCCGGCTGGACGAATCATCGAACTTCCGATCAAGTCTAGTTTCCGTGAAGGTCTGACGGTACTCGAGTACTTCATTTCTACACACGGTGCCCGTAAAGGACTTGCCGATACGGCACTTAAGACAGCCGACTCAGGTTACTTGACTCGTCGTCTTGTAGACGTAGCGCAAGATGTTATTGTTCGTGAGGATGACTGTGGAACGGACCGAGGTCTCCCGGTAGCTGCATTGACAGAGGGAACCGAAGTGGTCGAACCATTGATCGACCGTCTTATCGGACGTACAGCATTCCAGACAGTGAAACATCCTGAAACTGGCGTTATCATGCTGGAAAGAAACGAAGTTATTTCTGAAGATGTCGCACGTCAAATTGTTGATGCCGGCATTGAAGAAATCATTATTCGTACGGCATTCACATGTAATACGAAACATGGTGTTTGTAAGAAGTGTTATGGCCGTAACCTTGCAACAGGTGATGAAGTTGAAGTCGGTGAAGCAGTCGGAATCATCGCTGCACAATCCATCGGTGAGCCGGGTACCCAGCTTACAATGCGTACCTTCCACACAGGTGGTGTAGCCGGAGACGATATCACGCAGGGTCTTCCGCGTATCCAGGAGATCGTGGAAGCACGTAATCCGAAAGGTCAAGCCGTTATCACAGAAATTGATGGTACGGTACACGAAATCAATGAAGTCAAAGAGAAGCAAGAAATTGTCGTTCAAGGTGCTGTAGAATCACGTTCATACACGGCTCCATATGGTGCACGTATGAAAGTGTCGGTTGGAGATGAGGTCAAAGCAGGTGAACCTCTGACTGAAGGTTCTATTGATCCTAAAGAATTGTTGACCGTACAAGGACTTGACGGCGTTCAAGAGTACCTTCTCAAAGAAGTACAGAAAGTTTACCGAATGCAAGGGGTTGAAATCTCCGATAAACACGTCGAAGTTATGGTACGCCAGATGCTTCGTAAAGTACGTGTCCTTGATTCTGGTGATACCGATGTACTTCCAGGTTCCCTACTTGAAATTCACCAATTCAAAGAAGCGAACCAAAAAGCGCTTATGGAAGGTGGCCAGCCGGCAGTCGGCCGTCCAGTCATCCTTGGTATTACCAAAGCGTCTCTTGAAACAGACAGCTTCCTATCCGCTGCATCCTTCCAGGAAACAACACGTGTCCTTACAGACGCAGCTATTAAAGGTAAGCGTGATGAGTTGCTAGGATTGAAAGAGAATGTTATTATCGGTAAGCTTGTTCCTGCAGGTACGGGTATGACTCGTTACCGCAAGATCCAAGCGCAATCCGAGCAACAAAGACAAGAGGTTCCAGAAGTGACGGAAGAAGTCACCCATTCTTAA
- the rpoB gene encoding DNA-directed RNA polymerase subunit beta: MTGQLVQYGRHRQRRSYARISEVLELPNLIEIQTASYDWFLEEGLKEMFQDISPIEDFTGNLSLEFVDYSLGEPKYPVDESKDRDVTYNAPLRVKVRLLNNETGEVKEQEVFMGDFPLMTDTGTFVINGAERVIVSQLVRSPSVYFNKKIDKNGKRGYTATVIPNRGAWLEFETDAKDVVHVRIDRTRKLPITVLLRALGFGTDQEIIDLIGDNEYLKNTLEKDNTENTEKALLEIYERLRPGEPPTVENAKSLLVSRFFDPKRYDLARVGRYKMNKKLHIKDRLFNQTLAETLVDEETGEVIAEKGDKIDRRLLNKLIPHFDDEEGTLSEETLDPVDGVLEDPIQVQSVKIVDPTDPEGERSINVIGNANIDRDVKNITPADILSSISYFFNLLHDVGGTDDIDHLGNRRLRSVGELLQNQFRIGLSRMERVVRERMSIQDTSSITPQQLINIRPVIASIKEFFGSSQLSQFMDQTNPLAELTHKRRLSALGPGGLTRERAGFEVRDVHYSHYGRMCPIETPEGPNIGLINSLSSYAKVNEFGFIETPYRRVDPDTNKVTAQIDYLTADEEDNYVVAQANAKLEEDGAFTDEEVIARFRGENTVVSRDRIDYMDVSPKQVVSAATACIPFLENDDSNRSLMGANMQRQAVPLLKPDAPLVGTGMEYVSGKDSGAAVICRHEGIVERVEAKEVRVRRISEVDGKEVEGDLDRYRLQKFIRSNKGSCYNQRPIVSKGDRVKQGEILADGPSMDMGELALGQNPLVAFMTWDGYNYEDAIIMSERLVKDDVYTSIHIEEYESEARDTKLGPEEITRDIPNVGEDALRDLDDRGIIRVGAEVSDGDLLVGKVTPKGVTELSAEERLLHAIFGEKAREVRDTSLRVPHGAGGIVLDVKIFNREDGDELPPGVNQLIRAYIVQKRKISEGDKMAGRHGNKGVISKILPEEDMPFLPDGTPVDIMLNPLGVPSRMNIGQVLELHMGMAARLMGERIATPVFDGAREEDVWETLQEAGMARDAKTILYDGRTGDPFDNRVSVGVMYMIKLAHMVDDKLHARSTGPYSLVTQQPLGGKAQFGGQRFGEMEVWALEAYGAAYTLQEILTVKSDDVVGRVKTYEAIVKGDNVPEPGVPESFKVLIKELQSLGMDVKILSGDEQEIEMRDIEEEQTKESENLNLDD, encoded by the coding sequence TTGACAGGTCAACTAGTTCAGTATGGACGACACCGCCAGCGCAGAAGTTACGCACGCATCAGTGAGGTATTAGAATTACCGAACTTGATTGAAATTCAAACCGCTTCTTACGATTGGTTCTTAGAAGAAGGTTTGAAGGAAATGTTCCAGGATATTTCCCCAATCGAAGATTTCACAGGTAATTTGTCACTGGAGTTTGTGGACTACAGTCTTGGCGAACCAAAGTATCCAGTCGATGAGTCAAAGGATCGCGATGTAACATATAACGCACCACTTCGTGTGAAAGTACGTCTCTTGAATAACGAGACGGGAGAAGTGAAAGAACAAGAAGTATTTATGGGTGACTTCCCACTTATGACAGACACAGGTACCTTTGTGATCAATGGTGCTGAGCGTGTTATCGTTTCTCAGCTTGTTCGTTCTCCTAGCGTGTACTTTAACAAGAAGATTGATAAGAATGGTAAGAGAGGTTACACAGCTACCGTCATCCCGAACCGCGGAGCGTGGCTTGAGTTCGAAACCGATGCTAAAGACGTCGTGCACGTCCGTATCGACCGTACTCGTAAGTTACCGATCACCGTGCTTTTACGTGCTTTAGGATTCGGCACAGACCAGGAGATTATCGATCTTATTGGTGATAACGAATACTTGAAGAACACGTTGGAAAAAGACAATACGGAAAACACAGAGAAAGCGTTGCTTGAAATCTACGAGCGTCTACGCCCTGGTGAGCCGCCTACAGTAGAAAATGCGAAAAGCTTGCTCGTTTCCCGTTTCTTCGACCCGAAACGCTATGACCTAGCCCGTGTGGGTCGTTATAAAATGAATAAAAAACTTCACATCAAAGATCGTTTGTTCAACCAGACGCTGGCAGAAACGCTGGTGGATGAAGAAACAGGCGAAGTGATCGCTGAAAAAGGGGACAAGATCGATCGTCGTCTATTGAATAAGCTGATCCCTCACTTTGATGACGAAGAAGGCACATTGAGTGAAGAAACGCTGGACCCGGTAGACGGTGTCCTTGAAGATCCTATCCAGGTTCAGTCTGTCAAAATTGTTGACCCGACGGACCCAGAAGGTGAGCGTTCCATCAATGTCATCGGCAATGCAAACATTGACCGTGACGTGAAGAACATCACTCCAGCGGATATCCTTTCTTCTATCAGTTACTTCTTCAACTTGTTGCATGATGTGGGTGGAACGGATGACATCGACCACCTTGGAAACCGCCGTCTGCGTTCTGTTGGTGAATTGCTTCAGAACCAATTCCGTATCGGTCTTTCCCGTATGGAGCGTGTGGTTCGTGAGCGTATGTCTATCCAAGACACGTCCTCCATCACGCCACAACAATTGATTAATATTCGTCCTGTTATTGCATCCATCAAAGAGTTCTTCGGAAGCTCGCAATTGTCTCAGTTCATGGACCAAACGAACCCGTTGGCAGAACTGACGCACAAGCGCCGTCTTTCAGCATTAGGACCTGGTGGTCTGACTCGTGAGCGTGCAGGGTTTGAAGTTCGTGACGTACACTACTCCCACTATGGTCGTATGTGTCCGATCGAAACGCCGGAAGGACCAAACATCGGTTTGATCAACTCCCTTTCCTCCTATGCGAAAGTGAATGAGTTTGGTTTCATCGAGACACCTTACCGTCGTGTTGACCCTGATACGAACAAAGTAACAGCTCAAATCGATTACCTTACAGCTGATGAGGAAGACAATTACGTTGTCGCTCAGGCAAACGCCAAGCTTGAAGAAGATGGAGCTTTTACAGATGAAGAAGTTATCGCCCGTTTCCGTGGTGAGAACACCGTTGTTAGTCGTGATCGTATCGACTACATGGACGTTTCACCGAAGCAGGTTGTATCTGCAGCGACCGCATGTATTCCTTTCCTAGAGAACGATGACTCCAACCGTTCCTTGATGGGTGCGAACATGCAGCGTCAAGCAGTACCATTGCTCAAACCTGATGCACCGCTTGTCGGTACAGGTATGGAGTATGTGTCTGGTAAAGACTCTGGTGCTGCAGTCATTTGTAGACACGAGGGAATTGTTGAGCGTGTAGAAGCGAAAGAAGTTCGTGTACGCCGCATTTCTGAAGTGGATGGCAAAGAGGTCGAAGGAGACCTGGATCGTTACCGTTTGCAGAAATTCATTCGATCTAACAAGGGAAGCTGTTACAACCAGCGTCCAATCGTTTCTAAAGGAGATCGCGTTAAGCAAGGTGAAATCCTGGCTGACGGACCTTCCATGGATATGGGTGAACTGGCACTGGGTCAAAACCCGCTTGTTGCCTTCATGACTTGGGATGGTTACAACTATGAGGACGCCATCATCATGAGTGAACGTCTCGTTAAAGATGATGTGTACACGTCCATTCATATTGAAGAATATGAGTCTGAAGCTCGTGATACGAAGCTTGGACCGGAAGAAATCACCCGCGACATTCCGAACGTTGGTGAAGATGCTCTTCGTGACTTGGACGATCGTGGAATTATTCGCGTAGGTGCTGAAGTAAGTGATGGAGACCTGCTTGTTGGTAAAGTTACGCCAAAAGGTGTGACAGAACTATCTGCAGAAGAACGTCTTCTTCATGCAATCTTCGGTGAAAAAGCCCGCGAAGTCCGTGACACTTCCTTGCGTGTGCCTCACGGTGCAGGCGGAATTGTCCTTGATGTGAAGATCTTCAACCGTGAAGACGGTGATGAACTTCCACCAGGTGTGAACCAGTTGATCCGTGCCTATATCGTTCAGAAGCGTAAGATTTCTGAAGGGGATAAGATGGCCGGTCGTCACGGGAACAAAGGTGTTATCTCTAAGATTCTTCCAGAAGAAGATATGCCTTTCCTTCCGGATGGTACACCGGTTGACATCATGTTGAACCCACTAGGTGTTCCATCGCGTATGAATATCGGTCAGGTACTAGAGCTGCACATGGGTATGGCTGCTCGTTTGATGGGTGAAAGAATTGCTACACCAGTATTTGATGGTGCACGCGAGGAAGACGTTTGGGAAACATTGCAAGAAGCCGGTATGGCTCGTGATGCGAAGACGATCCTATATGATGGACGTACAGGTGATCCGTTTGATAACCGAGTATCTGTCGGTGTCATGTATATGATCAAACTTGCGCACATGGTTGACGATAAATTGCACGCCCGTTCAACTGGACCGTATTCATTGGTTACGCAACAACCGCTTGGTGGTAAGGCACAATTCGGTGGACAGCGTTTCGGTGAGATGGAGGTATGGGCACTTGAAGCATATGGTGCTGCTTATACTCTTCAAGAAATCTTGACTGTTAAATCTGATGATGTTGTCGGACGTGTGAAAACGTACGAAGCCATCGTTAAAGGCGACAACGTTCCTGAACCTGGCGTTCCTGAATCCTTCAAGGTTCTAATTAAAGAGCTACAAAGTTTGGGAATGGATGTGAAGATCCTTTCTGGTGATGAACAAGAGATCGAAATGCGCGATATCGAAGAAGAGCAAACCAAAGAATCCGAGAATTTGAACTTAGACGACTAA
- the rplJ gene encoding 50S ribosomal protein L10 → MSSVIEQKKQIVSDLADKFRNSKSAVVVDYRGLDVAEVTELRTQLREAGVDFKVYKNTMVRRAADEVELSELNEVLQGPTAVAFHEDDAVAAAKVLNNFAKDHDSLEIKGGVVEGQVATLEQIKELANLPNYEGLVSMFLSVLQAPIRNFAYATQAIADQKEEESA, encoded by the coding sequence ATGAGCAGTGTTATCGAACAGAAGAAACAGATTGTATCTGACTTGGCTGACAAGTTCCGCAACAGTAAATCTGCAGTCGTTGTAGACTACCGCGGACTTGATGTAGCAGAAGTTACTGAACTTCGTACCCAGCTTCGTGAAGCAGGCGTAGATTTCAAAGTGTATAAAAACACAATGGTCCGTCGTGCTGCTGACGAAGTCGAACTATCTGAACTTAACGAAGTCCTTCAAGGACCGACAGCTGTCGCTTTCCATGAAGACGATGCTGTAGCTGCGGCTAAAGTATTGAACAACTTCGCTAAAGATCACGATAGCCTTGAAATCAAAGGTGGGGTAGTTGAAGGACAAGTTGCAACTCTTGAGCAAATCAAAGAACTTGCAAACCTTCCAAACTACGAAGGTCTTGTATCTATGTTCCTAAGCGTACTACAAGCACCTATCCGCAACTTCGCTTACGCTACGCAAGCGATCGCGGATCAAAAAGAAGAAGAAAGCGCGTAA